Proteins encoded together in one Microcebus murinus isolate Inina chromosome 16, M.murinus_Inina_mat1.0, whole genome shotgun sequence window:
- the TNIP2 gene encoding TNFAIP3-interacting protein 2 isoform X3, with protein MEKHEFKEIERLTERLEEKEREMQQLLSQPQHEREKEVILLRRSVAEEERARAASDVLCHSLAKETHQLRRTLAATAHMCQHLAKCLGERQHAQGDVEEKSPDKPEHTGRDASVQNIIEELQEENRLLKQKVTHVEDLNAKWQRYDASRDEYVRGIHAQLRELQAPHEPELMRKEISRLNRQLEEKINDCAEVKRELAAVRTARDAALERAHLLEQQILAYKDDFMSERADRERAQSRIQELEEKVTSLLHQVSRRQDVREPDPCWIQTGSKTAKYLETDALELVVPGGCRPGPGSQQLELEPPAEGGHPSTAQRGQGDLQCPHCLRCFSDEQGEELLRHVAECCQ; from the exons atggaaaagcatGAATTTAAG GAAATTGAGAGACTTACTGAGCGactagaagaaaaagagagggagatgcAGCAGCTGTTGAGCCAGCCACAGCATGAGCGAGAGAAGGAAGTCATCCTGCTGCGGAGGAGCGTGGCAGAGGAGGAACGGGCCCGGGCTGCCAGTGACGTTCTGTGCCACTCCTTGGCCAAGGAGACCCACCAGCTGCGGAGGACACTGGCTGCCACTGCCCACATGTGCCAGCATCTAGCCAAGTGTCTAGGTGAACGACAGCATGCACAAGGGGATGTAGAGGAGAAGAGTCCCGACAAG CCAGAGCATACAGGCAGGGACGCCTCTGTCCAGAATATTATTGAGGAGTTACAGGAAGAAAATCGACTGTTAAAACAGAAGGTGACTCAC GTGGAAGACCTCAATGCCAAGTGGCAGCGCTACGATGCCAGCAGGGACGAGTACGTGAGGGGGATCCATGCGCAGCTGAGGGAACTGCAGGCCCCCCACGAGCCTGAGCTGATGAGGAAGGAGATCTCCCGGCTTAACAGACAGTTGGAGGAGAAAATAAACGACTGTGCAGAAGTCAAGCGGGAGCTGGCAGCCGTGAGGACGGCCCGGGACGCTGCCCTGGAGCGGGCGCATTTGCTGGAACAGCAG ATTCTTGCTTACAAGGATGACTTCATGTCAGAGAGGGCAGATCGGGAACGGGCTCAAAGTAGGATTCAAGAGCTAGAGGAGAAGGTCACCTCTTTGCTGCACCAGGTGTCCCGGAGACAG GACGTCCGAGAGCCAGACCCCTGCTGGATTCAAACTGGAAGCAAAACTGCCAAGTACTTGGAAACTGATGCATTGGAGCTTGTGGTGCCTGGCGGCTGCAGGCCAGGGCCTGGGTCCCAGCAGCTGGAACTGGAACCCCCTGCAGAAGGCGGACACCCCAGCACAGCCCAGAGAGGCCAGGGAGACCTTCAGTGCCCTCACTGCCTGCGGTGCTTCAGTGATGAGCAAGGCGAAGAGCTCCTCAGGCATGTGGCCGAGTGCTGCCAGTGA
- the TNIP2 gene encoding TNFAIP3-interacting protein 2 isoform X4 yields MQQLLSQPQHEREKEVILLRRSVAEEERARAASDVLCHSLAKETHQLRRTLAATAHMCQHLAKCLGERQHAQGDVEEKSPDKPEHTGRDASVQNIIEELQEENRLLKQKVTHVEDLNAKWQRYDASRDEYVRGIHAQLRELQAPHEPELMRKEISRLNRQLEEKINDCAEVKRELAAVRTARDAALERAHLLEQQILAYKDDFMSERADRERAQSRIQELEEKVTSLLHQVSRRQDVREPDPCWIQTGSKTAKYLETDALELVVPGGCRPGPGSQQLELEPPAEGGHPSTAQRGQGDLQCPHCLRCFSDEQGEELLRHVAECCQ; encoded by the exons atgcAGCAGCTGTTGAGCCAGCCACAGCATGAGCGAGAGAAGGAAGTCATCCTGCTGCGGAGGAGCGTGGCAGAGGAGGAACGGGCCCGGGCTGCCAGTGACGTTCTGTGCCACTCCTTGGCCAAGGAGACCCACCAGCTGCGGAGGACACTGGCTGCCACTGCCCACATGTGCCAGCATCTAGCCAAGTGTCTAGGTGAACGACAGCATGCACAAGGGGATGTAGAGGAGAAGAGTCCCGACAAG CCAGAGCATACAGGCAGGGACGCCTCTGTCCAGAATATTATTGAGGAGTTACAGGAAGAAAATCGACTGTTAAAACAGAAGGTGACTCAC GTGGAAGACCTCAATGCCAAGTGGCAGCGCTACGATGCCAGCAGGGACGAGTACGTGAGGGGGATCCATGCGCAGCTGAGGGAACTGCAGGCCCCCCACGAGCCTGAGCTGATGAGGAAGGAGATCTCCCGGCTTAACAGACAGTTGGAGGAGAAAATAAACGACTGTGCAGAAGTCAAGCGGGAGCTGGCAGCCGTGAGGACGGCCCGGGACGCTGCCCTGGAGCGGGCGCATTTGCTGGAACAGCAG ATTCTTGCTTACAAGGATGACTTCATGTCAGAGAGGGCAGATCGGGAACGGGCTCAAAGTAGGATTCAAGAGCTAGAGGAGAAGGTCACCTCTTTGCTGCACCAGGTGTCCCGGAGACAG GACGTCCGAGAGCCAGACCCCTGCTGGATTCAAACTGGAAGCAAAACTGCCAAGTACTTGGAAACTGATGCATTGGAGCTTGTGGTGCCTGGCGGCTGCAGGCCAGGGCCTGGGTCCCAGCAGCTGGAACTGGAACCCCCTGCAGAAGGCGGACACCCCAGCACAGCCCAGAGAGGCCAGGGAGACCTTCAGTGCCCTCACTGCCTGCGGTGCTTCAGTGATGAGCAAGGCGAAGAGCTCCTCAGGCATGTGGCCGAGTGCTGCCAGTGA